The following proteins come from a genomic window of Synechococcus sp. NB0720_010:
- a CDS encoding glycosyltransferase family 4 protein, with the protein MILLLSFDVRRQGGIERLTCQVLSSLKSQGQQVRLLTPRRLGPGAVSRLLGRAHFLLELAWFLPQTSSILSMHVLLLRPLAWLQPLRPKTQPLRCWIHGIEVWGEAGERWGPLLRHCDQLIASSHFTRARLLEGAGPWPAISVVNPMADLIDPNKPNQPMPPALRLLTVARMNCSEQYKGHELILQALRLLLQNGQLPAQLRWHVVGSGDDRARLESLSQEWGLQHWVCFLGSLSDADLEGELRHCSVMVMPSAYGVQSDGRACGEGFGIVYLEAAHAWRASIACRQGGQSDLIVDGENGWLIDPDPADLAELLLRLANQPEQLAEAGRRAHRRALDAFSRSSFDQALTRACSTPLTA; encoded by the coding sequence GTGATCCTGCTCCTGAGCTTCGATGTGCGGCGTCAAGGAGGCATCGAGCGCCTCACTTGCCAGGTGCTCTCCAGCCTGAAGAGCCAAGGCCAACAGGTTCGCTTGCTCACTCCCCGCCGTCTCGGCCCCGGCGCCGTCAGCCGCCTGCTCGGTCGCGCACACTTTCTGCTCGAACTGGCCTGGTTCCTGCCTCAAACCAGCAGCATCCTGAGCATGCATGTGCTGCTGCTGCGGCCTCTGGCCTGGTTGCAGCCACTGCGACCCAAAACACAACCACTGCGCTGCTGGATCCATGGCATTGAAGTCTGGGGGGAGGCCGGCGAACGCTGGGGGCCCCTTCTCCGGCACTGTGACCAGCTGATCGCCAGCAGCCACTTCACCCGTGCGCGCCTACTAGAGGGCGCCGGCCCCTGGCCAGCGATCAGCGTGGTCAACCCCATGGCAGACCTGATTGATCCCAACAAGCCCAATCAGCCAATGCCGCCGGCGCTGCGACTGCTGACCGTGGCGCGGATGAACTGCAGCGAGCAATACAAAGGGCACGAACTGATCCTGCAGGCTCTGCGCCTCCTGCTGCAGAACGGCCAATTGCCGGCTCAGCTGCGCTGGCACGTGGTGGGCAGCGGCGATGACCGCGCGCGGCTCGAATCCCTCAGCCAGGAGTGGGGCCTGCAGCACTGGGTGTGCTTCCTGGGCAGCCTGTCTGATGCCGATTTGGAAGGGGAGCTGCGCCACTGCAGCGTGATGGTGATGCCCAGCGCGTACGGCGTCCAGAGCGATGGGCGCGCCTGCGGTGAGGGCTTCGGCATCGTCTATCTGGAGGCAGCTCATGCCTGGCGCGCTTCAATCGCCTGCCGGCAAGGGGGGCAAAGCGATTTGATCGTGGACGGTGAAAACGGCTGGTTGATCGATCCCGACCCCGCCGATCTGGCTGAGCTCCTGCTGCGATTAGCCAACCAACCCGAGCAATTAGCCGAGGCCGGCCGCCGCGCCCACCGACGGGCGCTCGATGCGTTCAGCCGCAGCAGCTTCGATCAGGCTCTCACCAGAGCCTGCAGTACGCCACTCACCGCCTGA
- a CDS encoding glycosyltransferase family 4 protein, which produces MRRLLLISEHFEPSTGATAQLMTDLARGLHRRGWDLTVLTATAGDALDFPIQRLNGTEELAVGVAAKALRGVRFFLGSLLWCLGHGRQGDVVLIVSNPPFIGLLGPLLQLSRQLPYVFVFQDLFPRSAVLSGVLPAAGPLALLWRSLMQRVCQRSAFTVVLSQAMEHRLRRDLGRNLPLQVIHNWAVEQGQPLARSDNRFAAEHGYSDRFTVQYSGNFGRLHDLLTLLEAARLLQGSPVQFVFIGGGAKQAQIEAYQQGFGLENVLRLPYQPRERLPESLAACDLSAIGLIPGAEDTVAPCKFYGILASGRAVVLIARRSCDLAQLVLGEGCGIVVEPGEAAELAQQLQTLSQQPEQVAAMGQRSLELYEQRFGMERSIDRYTALLEQLT; this is translated from the coding sequence ATGAGGCGCCTTCTCCTGATCAGCGAGCACTTCGAGCCAAGCACTGGGGCCACGGCACAGCTGATGACCGATCTAGCCCGGGGCCTCCACCGCCGAGGCTGGGACCTCACTGTGCTCACGGCCACAGCCGGGGATGCGCTCGACTTTCCGATTCAACGTCTGAACGGCACTGAAGAACTTGCCGTTGGTGTCGCGGCCAAAGCCCTGCGTGGAGTGCGGTTCTTCCTGGGGTCACTGCTCTGGTGCCTCGGCCACGGACGCCAGGGCGATGTGGTGCTGATCGTTTCGAACCCACCATTCATCGGCCTACTCGGACCGTTGCTGCAGCTGAGCCGGCAGCTGCCCTACGTGTTTGTCTTTCAAGATCTCTTCCCCCGCTCCGCCGTGCTCAGCGGTGTACTCCCGGCCGCCGGACCTCTGGCACTGCTCTGGCGCAGCCTGATGCAACGGGTCTGTCAACGCTCAGCCTTCACTGTGGTGCTGAGTCAGGCCATGGAACATCGGCTCCGGCGCGACCTCGGCCGCAACCTGCCCCTCCAGGTGATTCACAATTGGGCCGTGGAGCAGGGGCAACCTCTGGCTCGCTCGGACAACCGCTTTGCCGCGGAGCACGGCTATAGCGATCGTTTCACGGTGCAGTATTCCGGCAACTTCGGCCGTCTGCATGACCTGCTCACGCTGCTGGAAGCGGCTCGGCTCCTGCAGGGCAGCCCCGTGCAGTTTGTGTTCATTGGTGGCGGTGCCAAACAGGCTCAAATCGAGGCCTACCAGCAGGGCTTTGGCCTTGAGAACGTGTTGCGACTGCCCTACCAGCCCAGGGAACGCCTGCCCGAGAGTCTGGCGGCCTGCGATCTCTCGGCCATTGGCCTGATTCCCGGGGCGGAAGATACCGTGGCGCCCTGCAAGTTTTATGGAATCCTGGCCAGCGGCCGAGCCGTAGTGCTGATCGCGCGCCGAAGCTGTGACTTGGCGCAACTGGTGTTAGGAGAAGGCTGCGGGATTGTGGTGGAACCTGGAGAAGCGGCAGAGCTGGCCCAACAACTCCAAACCCTCAGCCAGCAGCCCGAGCAGGTCGCCGCCATGGGGCAACGCAGCCTGGAGCTCTACGAACAGCGCTTCGGCATGGAGCGCTCCATTGATCGCTACACCGCGCTGCTGGAGCAGCTGACGTGA
- a CDS encoding exopolysaccharide biosynthesis polyprenyl glycosylphosphotransferase, with protein sequence MALAAFDLAAVCISYNLIYWTQRGAVPGLSGSVIALSLLWVLSSYLVGRYSRRFRPSGTVVVLLVVMGAAAALQWGAQINDPRALPSFALPTALLTALFSLAAQWQAHQWQSIPKRWIVIGTGAELDVVRQENHRSQDHAALQLQLIEQAAAAQSLHTVNSTDLAGIAIGEQAQLNERALERLLALRRQGIRVIALVNWAEQVLQRVPPELFSNHWLAQAEGFELQPDRLGWRIKRLGDLLVAAVLLVISAPVVALAATLIKLEDGGPVVFSQIRTGIYGESFRLSKLRSMRTDAERHGARWASRGDPRITRVGYWLRRLRIDELPQLWNVIKGDMSLIGPRPERPEFEDELEAQIPHYRIRHWIRPGLSGWAQVCHPYGASVDDSRSKLSYDLYYLRNFSLALDLLILLKTIRLISRAAGSQPSAS encoded by the coding sequence ATGGCTTTGGCTGCCTTTGATCTGGCAGCTGTCTGCATCAGTTACAACCTGATCTACTGGACTCAGCGCGGTGCCGTACCCGGCCTAAGCGGCTCCGTGATCGCCTTGTCGTTGCTCTGGGTGTTGAGCTCCTACCTGGTGGGGCGCTATTCACGACGCTTTCGCCCGAGCGGCACGGTTGTGGTGCTGCTTGTCGTCATGGGAGCGGCAGCGGCCCTGCAATGGGGTGCCCAAATCAATGACCCGCGCGCTCTGCCCTCATTTGCACTTCCCACCGCTCTACTTACGGCACTGTTCTCGTTGGCCGCTCAATGGCAAGCGCATCAGTGGCAAAGCATCCCCAAGCGCTGGATCGTGATCGGCACGGGAGCAGAGCTGGACGTTGTCAGACAAGAGAACCATCGCTCCCAAGACCACGCCGCTCTTCAGCTCCAGCTGATTGAGCAGGCCGCCGCAGCGCAGAGCCTCCATACGGTTAACAGCACTGACCTCGCTGGAATCGCAATTGGTGAGCAGGCTCAACTCAATGAACGCGCGCTCGAGCGTCTTCTGGCCTTGCGACGCCAAGGGATCCGCGTCATTGCCCTAGTGAATTGGGCGGAGCAAGTGTTGCAGCGGGTTCCTCCTGAGCTGTTCAGCAATCACTGGCTGGCCCAAGCGGAAGGTTTTGAACTTCAACCGGATCGCCTGGGCTGGCGGATCAAACGCCTTGGAGATCTGCTGGTCGCAGCCGTACTGCTAGTCATCAGCGCTCCAGTGGTCGCTCTAGCGGCAACATTGATCAAGCTCGAGGATGGCGGCCCGGTGGTGTTCAGCCAGATCCGGACTGGCATCTACGGAGAATCCTTTCGGCTCAGCAAATTGCGCAGCATGCGCACAGATGCCGAACGCCATGGCGCCCGCTGGGCCAGCCGCGGTGACCCCCGGATCACCCGTGTGGGCTACTGGCTACGAAGGCTGCGGATCGATGAGTTACCCCAGCTCTGGAACGTGATCAAGGGCGACATGAGCCTGATTGGGCCACGGCCGGAGCGACCGGAGTTCGAAGACGAACTGGAAGCCCAAATTCCCCACTACCGGATCAGGCACTGGATCAGACCAGGACTGAGTGGCTGGGCCCAGGTCTGCCATCCCTATGGGGCCAGCGTTGACGACAGTCGCAGCAAATTGAGCTACGACCTCTACTACTTACGTAACTTCAGCTTGGCTCTGGATCTGTTGATTCTTCTGAAAACAATCCGGCTGATCAGCCGAGCTGCCGGCTCACAACCGAGCGCGTCGTAG
- a CDS encoding glycosyltransferase, translating into MQQGVEVDVITTNFGIKPADQPTALNQASLRNGVRVWYFQHDRDSKRAYSRELLKQLPQVICGADLLHLSAIWQPLGPRIQKIAAQQNIKVFHSIRGALSPFSFQQRPWLKWPYYWGVERYWLNHCAALHVTGIQEKNEIERLHLTSPSHLLPNPINLTDSYCNLEARRLTRRGLEVDEKTPLLLICGRQHYKKGLDRLPRLLQTMKDMRWKLLLIGTDEDGSGAALKAKLHEVNLSHRIIDKPTIAAKDLSSFYNASDLLLLPSRHENFGNVVIEALACGCQVLISPQTGVSEDLQMHAPRSYGATLPLDSDHWVMWMRQWMQRWLSDNPWSSRETLARWTGENYSQEAVAQRAIQLYHTILEQK; encoded by the coding sequence GTGCAACAAGGAGTAGAAGTTGATGTTATAACCACAAACTTTGGTATTAAACCAGCCGATCAACCAACAGCTCTCAACCAGGCGAGCCTGCGCAATGGAGTCAGAGTGTGGTATTTCCAGCATGATCGCGATTCAAAGCGCGCCTACTCGCGTGAGCTATTAAAGCAACTTCCACAAGTGATTTGTGGCGCAGATTTACTACATCTTAGCGCCATATGGCAACCTCTAGGGCCACGAATTCAAAAGATTGCAGCACAGCAGAATATTAAAGTTTTTCATAGCATTAGGGGAGCACTTAGCCCTTTCTCATTTCAACAGAGACCCTGGCTAAAATGGCCGTACTATTGGGGGGTCGAACGTTACTGGCTCAACCATTGTGCCGCCCTACATGTGACAGGCATCCAAGAAAAGAATGAAATCGAAAGACTACATCTCACCTCTCCCAGCCATCTGCTTCCTAATCCAATCAATCTCACTGATTCCTATTGCAATCTGGAAGCACGCCGTCTGACAAGGCGAGGGCTTGAGGTTGATGAGAAGACACCCTTGCTACTGATCTGCGGCAGGCAGCATTACAAAAAGGGACTCGACCGCCTTCCGCGTCTACTTCAGACGATGAAGGATATGCGCTGGAAGCTATTACTCATCGGAACAGATGAAGATGGATCCGGGGCAGCCCTGAAGGCCAAGCTGCATGAGGTCAATCTTAGCCATCGAATCATCGACAAACCAACGATCGCCGCCAAAGACTTAAGCAGCTTTTATAACGCCTCGGATTTACTTCTTTTGCCCAGCCGCCATGAAAACTTCGGCAATGTGGTCATTGAGGCACTGGCCTGCGGCTGCCAAGTTTTGATCAGCCCGCAAACAGGCGTATCAGAAGATCTTCAGATGCATGCGCCTCGTAGCTACGGCGCAACGCTGCCTTTAGACTCCGACCATTGGGTGATGTGGATGAGACAGTGGATGCAACGCTGGCTCAGTGACAATCCCTGGTCCAGTCGAGAAACGCTGGCTCGCTGGACTGGAGAGAATTACAGCCAAGAAGCAGTCGCACAGCGTGCAATTCAGCTCTACCACACCATACTCGAACAGAAGTAG
- a CDS encoding glycosyltransferase family 2 protein, with protein sequence MSQPATISAVVLCLNEAENLGRCLNSLKWCSDVLVVDSGSNDGSQDLACSLGARVIEHRQQGRFLITEQRNWALEYGCLESEWVLFLDADEAIGNQLQATIRAAVASAEHVDGFELTPRYWFLGRWLKRTQGYPNWHPRLLRRNKLRFEGGVWESFPEGSVIGRIAEPYEHYAFSKGIDDWLERHRRYADWEAERITAYLSGGGTEALGTRRWIRLRRLSAQLWPLRPVLRFTQKYMLQGGFLEGWQGLVFALLMAGYDLITVIKVIERRRQREGLPL encoded by the coding sequence ATGAGCCAACCAGCGACCATCAGTGCAGTTGTTCTCTGCCTCAATGAGGCGGAGAATCTTGGGCGCTGTCTGAACTCACTGAAATGGTGCAGCGATGTGCTGGTGGTCGACTCCGGCAGCAACGATGGGAGCCAAGACCTGGCCTGCAGCCTGGGTGCACGTGTCATCGAACACCGTCAACAAGGTCGGTTCTTAATTACAGAGCAACGAAACTGGGCTCTCGAATACGGATGCTTGGAAAGCGAATGGGTGTTGTTTCTTGATGCTGATGAAGCAATCGGTAATCAACTCCAAGCAACCATTCGAGCCGCCGTTGCATCAGCAGAGCACGTGGATGGCTTTGAACTCACCCCCCGCTACTGGTTTCTAGGTCGCTGGCTGAAACGCACCCAGGGCTACCCCAACTGGCATCCTCGGCTGCTGCGGCGAAACAAACTGCGCTTCGAGGGGGGGGTCTGGGAAAGCTTCCCTGAGGGCTCTGTGATTGGACGCATTGCAGAACCCTATGAGCATTACGCCTTCAGCAAAGGCATCGATGACTGGCTGGAGCGGCATCGCCGCTATGCCGACTGGGAAGCGGAACGAATCACCGCCTATCTCTCCGGGGGTGGAACGGAAGCCCTCGGCACTCGACGCTGGATCAGGCTTCGCAGACTCAGCGCACAGCTCTGGCCCCTTCGCCCTGTGCTGAGATTCACGCAGAAATACATGCTGCAGGGAGGCTTCCTCGAGGGGTGGCAGGGTCTGGTGTTTGCACTCCTGATGGCCGGCTATGACCTGATCACAGTGATCAAGGTGATTGAGCGCCGTCGTCAACGGGAGGGCTTGCCGCTATGA
- a CDS encoding sugar transferase, which produces MRRLPGSATLRVLGFAVADALLLGVSWVLVYAVRFGQWPNLSRGPLGLVLAWLLIQYLLGTYTALARHQLNLGRQWRNCLVAAASVFALAVLITGLRGEPWLSTMSRSFLIPVLGLGFFSTQILRVSQANAHLWQPQEQWLMLVSARERQELSQAIEAGGCALPCGLEWRAVQGMPAIPTHLLGLLDLDGVVIGSEHQLMEEDRRTLLGWQDQGVRLLSVPGWSELFLKRLPPALVPPGWAERVEAFSHARSGPSARLKRLGDLVVSGLLLALLLPLTSLCKPALFADRCSGRGGHPFQRLRLRASGRLGALPQLINVWRGEMSLVGPRPLTLAVMQELRARFPGAELRQWMRPGMTGWGRIAGPPPEEPDAVAWELGRDLYYLRNHSLLLDLRLLATSVLTLFAPAPWPR; this is translated from the coding sequence ATGCGACGCCTGCCCGGTTCTGCCACGCTCCGTGTCCTCGGTTTCGCAGTTGCCGATGCGCTGTTGCTGGGCGTGAGCTGGGTACTGGTCTACGCCGTGCGCTTCGGTCAATGGCCGAACCTCAGTCGCGGGCCGCTGGGTCTGGTCTTGGCCTGGCTGCTCATTCAGTATTTGCTTGGCACCTACACCGCCCTGGCTCGGCATCAGCTGAATCTGGGCCGCCAGTGGCGCAATTGCCTGGTGGCCGCAGCCTCGGTGTTTGCCCTGGCTGTGCTGATCACGGGTCTGCGTGGTGAGCCTTGGCTCTCCACCATGAGCCGCAGTTTTTTGATCCCAGTTCTGGGCTTGGGGTTCTTCAGCACCCAGATCCTGAGGGTCAGCCAGGCCAACGCCCACCTCTGGCAACCTCAGGAGCAGTGGTTGATGCTGGTTTCAGCGCGCGAACGCCAGGAGCTCTCTCAGGCCATTGAGGCCGGGGGCTGTGCGCTTCCTTGTGGCTTGGAATGGCGCGCCGTTCAAGGCATGCCGGCGATCCCCACTCACCTTCTGGGCCTGCTTGACCTGGATGGTGTGGTGATCGGGTCTGAGCACCAGCTGATGGAGGAGGACCGACGCACGTTGCTGGGCTGGCAGGACCAAGGCGTGCGCCTGCTCTCGGTTCCTGGTTGGAGTGAGTTGTTTCTCAAGCGTCTCCCGCCGGCCCTGGTGCCGCCAGGCTGGGCTGAGCGTGTTGAGGCTTTTAGCCATGCCCGCAGTGGTCCCAGTGCCCGCTTGAAGCGATTGGGCGATCTTGTGGTCAGTGGTCTGCTCCTGGCGCTGCTCCTGCCTCTGACGAGTTTGTGCAAGCCCGCACTGTTCGCCGATCGCTGCAGTGGTCGAGGGGGGCATCCCTTCCAGCGTTTGCGCTTGCGGGCCTCCGGTCGTTTGGGGGCACTGCCTCAGCTGATCAATGTTTGGCGCGGCGAAATGAGTTTGGTTGGGCCGCGCCCGCTCACGCTCGCGGTGATGCAGGAGCTTCGGGCTCGTTTCCCCGGCGCTGAATTGCGGCAGTGGATGCGCCCCGGGATGACGGGCTGGGGTCGCATTGCCGGACCACCTCCCGAGGAGCCGGATGCCGTGGCTTGGGAGCTGGGGCGTGATCTCTACTACCTGCGCAACCATTCCTTGCTGTTGGATCTGCGCTTGTTGGCCACATCAGTCCTCACGCTGTTCGCTCCGGCACCATGGCCCAGATGA
- a CDS encoding alpha-1,2-fucosyltransferase → MLRRQALSLEWVGDLINTSINYLFSRFEMFFGFSPILNAPRPSVILQMVGGWNFRCHHLTAKYRQELSASYRLTIGSLSTPEQHRLAELAALQTVHTRLVGIHVRRGDYLDWMGGRYFYDDAVYQRIIQEIRDCFAAEGMQCIVAVCTNDTISSYLGQDYSTGGSWVFDQLLLQSCDLIVGPPSTFSLWASYVSSTPYIHIENATQSFNLSSAQICPG, encoded by the coding sequence ATGTTGCGCCGCCAAGCATTGTCATTGGAGTGGGTGGGTGATCTTATTAATACAAGCATTAACTATCTGTTTTCTCGTTTCGAGATGTTTTTCGGCTTCTCACCGATTCTTAATGCTCCTAGACCTTCAGTCATACTCCAAATGGTCGGTGGATGGAACTTCCGCTGCCATCACCTCACTGCAAAATATCGGCAAGAGCTCTCAGCAAGTTACCGGTTGACGATTGGTAGCTTGTCCACTCCGGAACAGCACCGCTTGGCGGAACTTGCCGCATTGCAAACAGTTCACACCCGTCTTGTTGGCATACATGTTCGGCGTGGCGATTATCTAGATTGGATGGGTGGGCGTTACTTTTATGATGACGCAGTTTACCAGAGAATTATTCAGGAGATTCGTGATTGCTTTGCTGCAGAAGGAATGCAATGTATCGTTGCCGTCTGTACTAATGACACAATAAGTTCGTATCTTGGGCAGGATTATTCCACTGGAGGTAGTTGGGTCTTTGATCAACTTCTCTTGCAATCTTGTGACTTAATCGTCGGCCCACCTAGCACCTTTTCTCTCTGGGCAAGTTACGTCAGCAGTACTCCATATATCCATATCGAAAATGCAACCCAGAGCTTCAATCTTTCCTCCGCACAGATCTGCCCAGGTTAG
- a CDS encoding glycosyltransferase family 4 protein encodes MGLSAVSDSRPRRRLAVLITHPIQYFRPVFAELAADPSLDLLVVFGCDHGLRARVDPDFGVAFAWDCAPTEGFEHVFVSQRPLSDLSRWPVALPLAWAAWRRLRAFRPDAVLVFAYTPAWITLTTLMLSSSGQTLLLRADGSDRAFPGGRFKRLLKDGMLRLWYRQFAHVFPIGSDSNAHFRRLGVPHNARTPVRYAVDVDFFAEQVRSWCPQRDQLRREQGIPERALVLLWSAKITAVKHPTLLLEALDQLPLPLRSRLFLLVVGDGPLRSAFESGAQQLLPGRCRFVGFRNQGELGAYYAMADALVFPSRQGETWGLVVNEALQFGCAVIASDHPGSVCDLVAPPAATPRGSAVFPSNDAVAFAQALARFAGLHPAGFTPAPVEDLPHPRDLAQAVSGVLQALVRA; translated from the coding sequence TTGGGTCTGTCAGCTGTGAGCGACTCCAGGCCGCGCCGTCGCTTGGCGGTGCTGATCACGCACCCCATCCAGTATTTCCGCCCGGTGTTTGCGGAGCTGGCTGCTGATCCCAGTCTGGATTTGCTGGTGGTGTTTGGTTGTGACCACGGTCTGCGCGCGCGGGTGGATCCCGATTTCGGCGTGGCGTTTGCCTGGGATTGCGCTCCCACCGAGGGCTTTGAGCACGTCTTTGTCAGTCAACGGCCCCTGAGCGATCTCAGCCGCTGGCCCGTGGCGTTGCCCTTGGCCTGGGCTGCTTGGCGCCGCCTTCGTGCCTTTCGCCCGGATGCGGTGCTGGTGTTTGCCTACACCCCGGCTTGGATCACGCTGACCACCCTGATGCTCAGCTCCAGTGGTCAAACGCTCTTGCTGCGGGCGGATGGCAGCGATCGTGCCTTCCCTGGCGGCCGCTTCAAGCGGCTTCTGAAGGATGGGATGTTGCGCCTTTGGTATCGCCAGTTCGCCCATGTCTTTCCCATCGGCAGTGACTCCAATGCCCATTTCCGTCGTTTAGGTGTGCCGCACAACGCCCGCACCCCTGTCCGCTACGCGGTGGATGTGGATTTTTTTGCTGAGCAGGTGCGTTCTTGGTGTCCGCAACGGGACCAGTTGCGGCGGGAGCAGGGCATTCCTGAGCGGGCCCTGGTGTTGCTCTGGAGCGCCAAGATCACGGCCGTGAAGCATCCCACCTTGCTGCTGGAGGCTCTCGATCAGCTGCCGTTACCGCTTCGCTCCCGCTTGTTTTTGCTGGTGGTGGGGGATGGCCCGTTGCGGAGCGCTTTTGAGAGCGGTGCGCAGCAACTGCTGCCGGGTCGCTGCCGCTTTGTGGGGTTTCGCAACCAAGGCGAATTGGGCGCCTACTACGCGATGGCGGATGCTTTGGTGTTCCCCTCCCGCCAGGGTGAAACCTGGGGCTTGGTGGTGAATGAAGCCTTGCAATTTGGCTGTGCGGTGATCGCCAGCGACCATCCCGGCAGTGTCTGCGATTTGGTTGCTCCCCCTGCGGCCACGCCCAGGGGTTCTGCGGTGTTCCCCTCCAACGATGCGGTGGCCTTCGCTCAGGCGCTCGCTCGCTTTGCTGGGCTGCATCCCGCAGGTTTTACGCCGGCTCCCGTAGAAGATCTTCCCCATCCCCGCGATCTGGCTCAGGCGGTGAGTGGCGTACTGCAGGCTCTGGTGAGAGCCTGA
- a CDS encoding glycosyltransferase, whose product MHTIGSVRSLSEDLPGLKIHVLDDGSCDGTSEEIQASFDDVDIHRLSGKHFWGGALNYILNFLSALGFDHNEAIYILIMNDDLLLDQPSQLLKGLTALKNGVADIVAPVLIDVDLQQTDPHSTEQVLEVNYGLMYEPSTGAMRGLDQPGYSNLCVTAATWFSYTTLIKASKIPRGIPHYLSDCWLTHSLSRLGYEIITLDAYRLKRWAKHTTQSTSPNKTLSYWQSCCNPKSPNYLPAGSRFTRAFSKQRSRLIQSLFLDLKFYVYRLLTRAERGIALLEL is encoded by the coding sequence TTGCACACGATAGGCAGCGTTCGCAGTCTCTCAGAGGACCTACCAGGGCTAAAGATTCATGTTCTAGATGATGGATCCTGCGATGGCACCTCTGAGGAGATTCAAGCCAGCTTTGACGATGTTGATATTCATCGATTATCTGGCAAGCACTTCTGGGGCGGTGCTCTCAATTACATTCTTAATTTCTTAAGTGCACTAGGTTTTGATCACAATGAAGCCATTTATATTCTAATCATGAATGATGACTTACTGCTTGATCAACCGTCGCAGTTGCTCAAGGGCCTTACAGCCCTAAAGAATGGCGTGGCCGATATCGTGGCTCCAGTCTTGATTGATGTCGATCTTCAGCAAACAGATCCTCACTCAACAGAGCAAGTGCTGGAGGTGAACTATGGACTGATGTATGAGCCGAGCACAGGAGCCATGAGAGGTCTTGATCAACCTGGCTATAGCAATCTGTGCGTAACCGCAGCGACATGGTTTTCTTACACCACGCTGATCAAGGCCAGCAAAATCCCGAGGGGGATTCCTCACTATCTCTCGGATTGCTGGTTAACCCACAGTCTTTCCCGACTGGGCTATGAAATTATCACTCTTGATGCTTATCGGCTCAAACGGTGGGCAAAACACACCACCCAGTCAACCAGCCCAAACAAGACACTGAGCTACTGGCAGTCCTGCTGTAACCCAAAATCACCGAACTATTTACCAGCGGGGTCACGCTTCACGAGGGCCTTCTCAAAGCAAAGGAGTCGTTTAATCCAGTCTCTATTCTTGGATCTCAAGTTTTATGTATACCGATTGTTAACGAGAGCCGAGCGCGGCATCGCCCTTCTCGAGCTATGA
- a CDS encoding SGNH/GDSL hydrolase family protein, producing the protein MKRWIANFGALSAGLAVSLLLAEAALRIAGVRYPAFYTVDRERGFALRPGAEGVWSREGRGSVRINQAGFRGADLSEARAPGVLRVAVLGDSFTEALQVDEQDTFVQRLQTSLSGDRSCALRRNFAGGVEVLNFGVGAYGTGQELLTWRHLARRYRPDLVLLAVYPGNDFTDNEPIPRQNRPVFVLDAQDQLQIDQRFRNTAAFRWRFSPPGRLIDGLMNHSRLLQLLNEAKNRLASRPSSGPVAPVASRASDRAWQLTDRLIGALASEVSADGARFAVISTSAPEQVWPNVQERPKQPFAREQRLGALLAQRRIPYLPLAPTLQRQADRDRLVLHGFEGQAPGQGHWNRMGHQLAAEQLAPWVCQL; encoded by the coding sequence ATGAAGCGTTGGATCGCCAATTTCGGAGCCCTGTCAGCGGGTCTCGCTGTCTCGCTGCTGCTGGCCGAGGCTGCCCTGCGCATTGCGGGTGTGCGTTACCCCGCCTTCTACACCGTGGATCGTGAGCGCGGCTTTGCGCTCAGGCCTGGGGCTGAAGGTGTTTGGTCCCGTGAAGGCCGGGGGTCAGTGCGGATCAATCAAGCGGGGTTCCGTGGTGCTGACTTGTCTGAAGCTCGTGCACCGGGGGTGCTGCGCGTGGCAGTGCTCGGAGATTCCTTTACCGAAGCGCTGCAGGTGGATGAACAAGACACATTTGTGCAGCGTCTGCAGACCTCACTGTCTGGCGACCGCAGTTGTGCGTTGCGCCGCAACTTTGCAGGCGGCGTTGAGGTTCTCAATTTTGGAGTGGGTGCCTACGGCACCGGCCAGGAGTTGCTCACCTGGAGACATCTGGCGCGGCGCTACCGGCCTGACCTGGTCTTGCTGGCGGTGTACCCCGGAAATGACTTCACGGACAACGAGCCGATCCCGCGACAGAACAGGCCTGTGTTTGTGCTCGATGCGCAGGACCAACTGCAGATCGATCAACGCTTCCGCAACACCGCGGCCTTTCGCTGGCGTTTCTCTCCTCCTGGGCGCCTGATCGATGGCTTGATGAATCACAGCCGTTTGCTGCAGCTGTTGAATGAAGCCAAGAACCGCTTGGCTAGTCGACCCTCCTCTGGGCCCGTGGCACCGGTGGCTTCCAGGGCTTCGGATCGGGCTTGGCAGCTCACAGATCGTCTGATTGGAGCCTTGGCGTCTGAGGTGTCGGCTGACGGGGCCCGCTTCGCGGTGATCAGTACCTCGGCTCCTGAGCAGGTGTGGCCCAACGTTCAGGAGCGGCCCAAGCAGCCCTTCGCCCGGGAGCAGCGCTTGGGGGCTCTGTTGGCGCAACGCCGGATTCCCTACCTGCCTTTGGCACCAACTCTGCAGCGGCAGGCGGATCGCGATCGCCTCGTGCTCCATGGTTTTGAGGGGCAGGCTCCTGGCCAGGGCCATTGGAATCGGATGGGACACCAACTGGCGGCTGAGCAGCTGGCTCCTTGGGTCTGTCAGCTGTGA